In Leuconostoc kimchii IMSNU 11154, one genomic interval encodes:
- the cydB gene encoding cytochrome d ubiquinol oxidase subunit II, giving the protein MSTLEVVWFVLVGTLWAGFFFLEGFDFGIGMQFVLNARDQKDREALYQAIGPNWDANEVWLVSAGAAMFAAFPFWYASLFSGFYLMLFIVLLSLIYRGVSFEFREQMPTIQGTHVWENLIALTSFLVPFFLGMIFTAMVSGTPIDARGNLSAGFFDYVTPFTLVGGVAVSLMSYIHGLNYTRLRIDGKLRQRALVQLKYLYPVLLAGEALFAVLLYFYTDFIQTKTIQILALLIILVITTLIGWFLAIKKQQEIAPFILSGFALMAVVILLFVGLFPRVMVANNPLHSLTVITASSSAYTLKVMTIVVLIALPVTLVYQIWSFWVFRKRIVSHKVIE; this is encoded by the coding sequence ATGTCTACATTAGAAGTAGTATGGTTTGTTTTAGTCGGTACATTGTGGGCTGGATTTTTCTTCCTAGAAGGATTTGATTTTGGCATTGGCATGCAGTTTGTGTTGAATGCACGGGATCAAAAAGATCGTGAAGCCTTATATCAAGCTATTGGCCCAAACTGGGATGCCAATGAAGTGTGGTTGGTTTCGGCTGGTGCAGCAATGTTTGCGGCGTTTCCGTTTTGGTATGCTTCACTTTTCTCAGGATTTTATTTAATGCTATTTATTGTATTATTGTCGTTAATTTATCGTGGCGTTTCATTTGAGTTTCGTGAGCAAATGCCTACCATTCAAGGAACACATGTCTGGGAAAATCTTATTGCGCTAACATCTTTTTTAGTCCCATTCTTCTTAGGCATGATTTTTACGGCCATGGTATCAGGTACACCAATTGATGCGCGTGGTAATTTGTCAGCTGGCTTCTTTGATTATGTTACACCGTTTACATTAGTTGGTGGTGTTGCTGTATCTTTGATGAGTTATATCCATGGTTTGAACTACACACGGTTGCGCATTGATGGTAAGTTACGACAACGCGCTTTAGTGCAATTAAAGTACCTTTATCCGGTATTATTAGCTGGAGAAGCACTGTTTGCTGTATTATTATACTTTTATACTGACTTTATACAAACAAAAACAATACAAATACTTGCTTTGTTAATTATTTTGGTTATCACAACGCTAATTGGTTGGTTTTTAGCTATTAAAAAGCAGCAAGAAATTGCACCATTTATTTTATCAGGGTTTGCTTTGATGGCAGTTGTCATACTCTTGTTTGTTGGTCTATTTCCACGTGTGATGGTTGCAAATAATCCGCTACACAGTTTGACAGTGATAACGGCATCGTCATCTGCTTATACGTTGAAAGTCATGACGATTGTTGTATTGATTGCCTTGCCGGTAACTTTGGTTTACCAAATCTGGAGTTTCTGGGTATTTCGTAAACGAATTGTGTCGCATAAAGTCATAGAGTAA
- a CDS encoding cytochrome ubiquinol oxidase subunit I, whose amino-acid sequence MVTLVGILDLARFQFAMTTIFHFFFVPMSIGLGVVVSVMETIYVIKKDDVYKKMAQFWGKIFLLSFAVGVVTGLIQEFQFGMNWSEYSRYVGDIFGSLLAIEALVAFFAESTFIGLWSFTWDRFKPGIHVLFIWITTIGSALSSLWILAANAFMQNPVGYAIDNHLGRAQLVSFSALLKNQQLWVQFPHVVTGTLVTAGFLVAGMSAFKLLKLKKGDAQIIFFRKSINIALVIGVIGVVGALASGDRHAFELQSMQPMKYAAMEGVDKTIDSSKRKDKAQPWSLISVTNPKTHKVIAKIEIPYVLSILGNHSLTGGNTVGTSELEKEFQKKYGKTHSDIKDYYVPENTLFYAFRVMAVGAGGLLMLALVALWMNRKKATLILTQRWFLWIMGIAIYVPFVINTAGWLVTELGRYPWVVYGLMPISDAVSPNVSVASLLISNIVYFLTFATIGGIMVWLARRVLHAGPYAEEEEQSSPIDPYSQLAKGGEA is encoded by the coding sequence ATGGTTACATTAGTAGGTATCCTAGATTTAGCACGTTTTCAGTTTGCTATGACAACGATTTTTCACTTTTTCTTCGTTCCGATGTCAATCGGACTAGGTGTTGTGGTTTCAGTCATGGAAACAATTTATGTCATTAAAAAAGATGATGTTTATAAGAAAATGGCGCAATTTTGGGGTAAAATATTCTTGCTAAGTTTCGCTGTTGGTGTCGTAACGGGACTTATTCAAGAATTTCAATTTGGGATGAACTGGTCTGAATACTCACGTTATGTTGGCGATATATTCGGTTCATTACTGGCGATTGAAGCCTTGGTTGCTTTTTTTGCGGAGTCAACATTTATTGGCTTATGGTCGTTCACATGGGATCGATTTAAGCCAGGAATTCATGTCTTATTTATTTGGATAACGACAATTGGATCAGCTTTATCATCATTATGGATTCTAGCAGCTAACGCTTTCATGCAAAATCCGGTTGGCTATGCAATAGATAATCATTTAGGACGCGCACAATTAGTTAGTTTTAGTGCCTTATTAAAAAATCAACAATTATGGGTTCAGTTTCCGCATGTTGTGACAGGTACGCTGGTGACGGCAGGGTTTTTAGTTGCTGGTATGTCTGCTTTTAAACTATTGAAGTTGAAAAAGGGTGATGCTCAAATTATCTTTTTCCGAAAGTCAATTAACATTGCATTAGTTATTGGTGTTATCGGTGTCGTCGGTGCATTAGCCAGTGGTGATAGACATGCGTTTGAATTACAATCAATGCAACCAATGAAATATGCTGCGATGGAAGGGGTTGATAAAACAATTGACTCATCTAAACGAAAAGATAAAGCCCAACCATGGTCACTTATTTCTGTCACAAATCCTAAGACGCACAAAGTGATTGCAAAGATTGAAATTCCATATGTTCTTTCGATATTGGGTAACCATTCATTGACGGGTGGTAACACTGTGGGTACATCAGAACTTGAAAAAGAATTTCAAAAGAAATATGGTAAAACGCATAGTGACATAAAAGACTACTATGTGCCAGAAAATACGCTTTTCTATGCCTTTCGTGTTATGGCAGTAGGGGCAGGTGGCTTACTGATGCTTGCCTTGGTTGCCTTATGGATGAATCGTAAAAAAGCGACGCTTATTTTAACACAACGCTGGTTTTTATGGATAATGGGTATTGCCATCTATGTGCCGTTCGTTATTAATACGGCAGGTTGGTTAGTAACCGAACTTGGGCGTTATCCATGGGTAGTATATGGCTTAATGCCAATTAGTGACGCTGTATCGCCAAATGTGTCAGTCGCTTCACTCTTGATTTCTAATATTGTGTACTTTTTGACGTTTGCAACAATTGGCGGTATCATGGTTTGGCTAGCACGTCGTGTGCTACATGCCGGACCATACGCTGAAGAAGAAGAGCAGTCATCACCGATTGATCCTTATAGTCAATTAGCAAAGGGAGGTGAGGCATAA
- a CDS encoding DUF1292 domain-containing protein → MANQEEIQNITLVDENGDETLYEILFTFHSEEYSKDYILLIPEGVEDDEEVDIQAYIFNPDENGDATEEDLIQIEDEKEWDMVEEVLNTFLEDDANFE, encoded by the coding sequence ATGGCAAATCAAGAAGAAATACAAAACATTACGTTGGTTGACGAAAACGGTGATGAAACTTTATATGAAATACTGTTTACGTTCCATTCTGAAGAGTATAGTAAAGATTACATTTTGCTTATACCAGAGGGTGTTGAGGATGATGAAGAAGTTGATATTCAAGCTTACATCTTTAACCCTGATGAAAACGGGGATGCAACTGAAGAAGACCTTATCCAGATTGAAGACGAAAAAGAATGGGATATGGTTGAGGAAGTACTTAATACATTTTTAGAAGATGACGCTAATTTTGAATAA